The Hordeum vulgare subsp. vulgare chromosome 7H, MorexV3_pseudomolecules_assembly, whole genome shotgun sequence DNA window GCACGAATAGAGGAATTCCTTTGTAGCACATTTGTAAAGCAGATGTTGAGACCACGATTGACCTCCGGCGGTAAAGCAAAACATGTTCCAGGATTCTTATTCAAATCTAAAGGGACGTGAACCATGTCCCCCTCATCTTCGATAATCATATTATGGAGAATGATGCAAGCTTCCATGATTTTACCGACCGAAGAACGCTTCCATAACTTTGCAGGACGTCGCACGATGTTAAAACGGGATTGCAACACTCCAAATGCCCGTTCAACATCTTTCCTTGCCCCTTCTTGATGTCGTGCAAACAATTTGGCAATCTCTATCTGAGGTAGTGCTATAGTCTTCACGAATACAGCCCATTCTGGATAAATACCATCTGCAAGGTAATAACCCTGATTATATTGCCTTCCATTGACAATGAACTGTACCCGTGGAGCTTCCCCTTTCAACTCTTGGACAAACAAAGGTGACTTGTTGAGCACATTTATATCATTGTTTGAGACGGCAACACCGAAATAAGCATGCCATATGCGGAGGTCGTAAGAAGCAACTGCTTCAAGGATCATAGTAGGAACACCGTGATCACCACGGGTAAATTGTCCTCTCCAAGCATTagggcatttctcccattgccagTGCATACAATTGATGCTCCCTAACATGCCAGGGAATCCACGAGATTCACCAATTTGAAGCAAATGTTCCACTTCATCACATCTTGGGGGCCTCAGATACTCTTGACCAAACATGTCAATCACCCCTTGTGCGAACATCCCCAAGCATTCTAAAGTAGTGCTTGCAGCTAACATCAGTACCTCATCAAGTTGGTCCGCGGAGGTTCCATACGCTAACATGTGGATTGCGGCTGTACACTTTTGCAGAGGTGTGAGCCCAGGTCGGTTGGTGGCATCTGTTCTATGAGTAAAATAAGGATCCCATGCACCGAGAGCATTCACAATTCGTAAGAACAAAGGCCTTCTCATGCGAAACCTTCTACGGAACATCTCATCGGTGTACATTGGATTTTCAGCGAAGTAATACTGCATGAGGTTCTAATGGGCTATTTCACGAATCCTATATATGTACATTCTCGTGCCGCTTCGACGGACAGATTGCTCAAAATTTCGTTCCTCGAACCTGGTGATCAACCTATCAGTGAGACGCTCATCTATCCTATCAATGACTCGTTCAAATATTTATTGCTCCACTGTGAAGACTTCCCATGTGTCGATGTCTTCGACTCGGCCAAAATTATTCAATTTATCATCCTCATTACTGGAAGATGAAGAGTCGGATTTATGCGACATGTCGTGTCGTTGAGGTCCTACATGAGTTTAGAAATTTAGTATGTCAAATTTTGTTACTAGGGTTACTTTACAAAGTACTGAGACAAAATTTCTGAAACAAACTTTGTTCTATCTTCCCTATGATAATATCACACGCTACATGAATATGCAATTTATACTATATTCAAATTGACCCAGTATTAGTAAATCACATAGAAAAACAAGCCTGGATGTGCCAATCACAAACAATAACACGGAAAATCTCAAATTTCCTCTATTCATCATGATAATATAATGCAATGACTTACAAATTATTATCAGAAGCCCAAAAGGTGTTGTAGCGATCTACACAACACAGCAGCGAACACACTTTGGAGGTGTAGCCAGAGAACAAACAGGGAAGATGTTGATGGAAGAGAGGAAGAGGTAAGATTCCCGTGTGGGCACTGAATTTATGTGCAATAGAAGGTAGGTACGTGAGTGAAGTAGTCCAGGTGGTCAGCTACCTGATCCGAAATTTTCTCTATGGAAGACTTGACTTGCACCTACGGAAGAGGTGAATTAGTTCCACACATGCAGTCACTATATAGACGGAGTAAAGATACACACTACTTTCCACCATGCAATCTTTGACTATCACCGGCAGAAGAGATGAATTAGTTCCACACATGCAGGGTACTATAGACCAAGTGAAAGTAGACATAACTGCACTGGATGCTAGCACATCCAAAGGAGTACCAAATCAAACTTCAGTGTAATTTCAGGCAgacacatgttctttcaaaagcaAACTTGACAGGTTCAACGAAATACATAAAACGACATGCAATCTAAAGTATGTAAACATAGAAAACTTCTACTAGGTCTTCAAATACACAAATTAAAGACTGGAAATAAAGCAAACCATCTAACTCTTTCTTCACGTGTCAGTCTGTAATCAGTAAGCACAAGCCCATGTACCAAATAATCTCTCTCTCATAACCTTCAGTGTCTTCACAAGCTCATTCTTCATTTCATCTGCCATTCCTATTGTATCCTGCACAAGGAGCGCTCTATAAGCTCTCATCATTTCAGCCTCCTTTTCTTGCTTCTTAGCCTCAATGTTGTCCTTTGCTGCAAGGGCTGACACCCGTGCTGTCTCCGCCGAGAGCCTTGCTACCTCAAGTATCTCACTAGAGGAACGTTGCTGCATTTCTATCATATCCCTACGAGTTTTCTTAGCTTCCTCGTGAGTGGCTACCAATTTCTCGAGCAACTCCATATCAGCTGCAACCTCCTTTGACTTACCTTTGCCATTACATTCTTTCTTGGATTTTTTTTATTCCAGGTGGGCGTGGAATATCTTCAGCGTCTTCTGGAGAGGAAGTATGCTTTCCCATCTCCCCTGTTTCTGGCATCTTTCTTTTCTTTGATTGCCCGAGCCACTCATTGTATGTAGTCCATTTCATGTGCTCATTAACAGCCCGCCAACAATCCATGTGATGGAACTGTGCTGTGTAGTGAGATTCGTAGAATGCGTGTGCTTTCTCCAACAACTAGGCGTCCGACTGTCCACTCGCATATATGGCAGAAGCCTTGGTCCAACAACAATGGAACTGGAAGACTAGCTTATTAAGAGTATGCCAGTGGTCTTTTGCTTACTTCACCTGTCTTCTTCGATTTTTTGGAGTGGTGTTGTTGTAGACATTAGTGACATCTCCCCAATACTGATCACTCttcttgttgttgccattaatTGGGTCAGTAGAGCAACTTAACCAGGCACTCATCTACAATTTCAACAAAGTTCATGAGTGTTCCTGCTGACATGATAATTTAGATTATCAAATATGTGTACACAGAAAACTTACCAATCTTACATCCTCCTGTGATGTCCATGCAAGTCGCTTCTCAGTCCTCTTATCTCCATCCTCTGCATTGTCAACACTGATTGTTTGTTGTGAACCAGAAGGTTTAACTGGAGTTCTTGGCTTGCGAATTGATGGTGATGGTTGTGGTGCTGGACATGGAACATAGTGTGAAGGACCACCAGAGTAATGGAGATGCTGCAACATGGCCTGCTGATTAAGCGGCTGTTGTGGAAGAGGGTAACTTGAAGGATTTCCCAAATAGCTTACGAAATCACCCGGCGGACGGGGATCCACACCCCTGAAAAATAACATGGTCATGCTGTAGGCCAAGCTTTGATTTTCTACATTCATGAACTATTTAACTCAAGGCTTGCTTTTTTCCATTTTCTATTGAGTTTTCATATTTGCAGAACATGTACAGGTTACTTACAAACTAGTTATCTCACAAGATCTTGTTGATGTCTAAACATGTACAGGTTACTTACAAACTACTCATAATTACAGAACATGTATGTATAGGTTATCCCACAAGATCTTTAGAAACTGGCCTAACACCTACAAATTATCCCACAAGATCTTCTTGATTTCTAAACTGAAAACTGAGATGGATCATACAGATTTAATATTGGGTACAAGAACTCGGAGGCAGCGGCTGCAGCGTTTCATGCCTGCTTGTCCATTGGCGGAGCCTGAGGCGAGGAAGAGGCCGCTCTGAAGTGGGGAACAGCGGCTCCTTGCTCGGCGGTGGTGACCTGCTCAGGCtcccacggcggcggcggcggtggcgcagGGATCCGCATGGATTGGCGCCCCATCCTCTCCAGAGCAGAGAAAAGGCTACACAAGGAGTTCAATCTGGAGGAGGGGAAGTGGAGGATGAGCAAATCGTGAAGAAGAAGGCGCGCTCGATCTGATTTCGTTGGCACGCGAGAACAAGAGTTCGCGGGAGAAGGAAACCTGGTTCGCGGGAAAGGGGAATATCTGGTTTCCCGCGGAAGAAGGCGCGCTCGATCCAGATGCAACCCACCGTCGACGACGCCCTCGTACAACAGGGAAAAGCTCGTCTGTAACGAGCGACTTGCATGGGAATAGATCGTCGTTAATTCTGCAGACAGACTcgatttctttctttttttttctttcttccataTCATTTATTTTCCTACGTGTCAGGTGTTACAGACGGCTGACTGTACCCCAATGTACATGCCCTTACGTGGCTGACGACATGATGCGCCATGCGGCTGGAATTAAGGATGCTAGGAGCGGATTGATTTATTTGATTATTCGCCCCTGCCCGCCCAGTTTGCTAATTTACTGAATTGATTAACTAGTACTACTCTGTTTATCGTAATCAAAAGAGTTGATTCATTTGTTCGATTCTTTCGTTTCTTGACAATCGATTCTTCACACGTTTGAAAGACGATGAGGACGAGTGCAAAACTCCCATGTTCGTTTTCACATCACCGTCGCAGGCAGGTTTCCTTTTACCTCCCATCGACGAATTTGCACGACCGGCGGTGCACGACGCGGAGGCGGCGACATGCGATGACTTCCAACCATGGTAGCGGACCCTCAGGCACGGCCGTGGCGCCTCCCTGCACGCAGCGTGCGGCAGACGACATGTTCCAACGGCGCCCTCCGACGCATGGCAGTGGCCGGCGCGGCAAGCCCTCCGGCCGGCGACGGTGTCTAATCCCTAGTCACACGACAGAAATTGGGGATTTTTGTTATCCCTTTGATGAATTTGTAATCGAACCCTCAGGTTATGTGATAATATCATATAAATCGTTAAGTTTTCTTTCAGCCATCAGGTTAATAGGAAAATTTACGGTTTAACCGCCAGTTCATCCCACATTGCATAAAAGAATAATTTTACATCATTTTACATGTATAATTAGTCTTTCGGACATTATATATGCTTTTGCCGCAAACATTTCCTAAGACATCCATTATAGGAGAACAACTATAATTTTTGCAATTGATTTTCTCTCTCTTGCAAATCCAATTGTAATTCAAACATGAATTATGAAGTATCATGCTTAATATGACCAGTCCAAATTTTAttgtgaatcacaaggtattggTGGCATCTACTGTATCATTTGCAGATTATCCATCACTACTGTGAGGTTTATATCTTGTCATTTTGACAAAAGGACTACCTTCAACGTGCTCTTCCAAATACAGATATTAATGTGATTACCTCAAGATATCGTAAGGTAATACTGACATCTACTGCAAATTTTTGTAGACTATGCATTATTACTGCAAGGTGTACATCATGTCACTCTGACTTATGACtaccttcagagtgattttcgaaAATATAACATAACATATGGTAATAGATATGAACATCTATTAACAAAAGTtagactatgttttctattactgcgagatctacaccatattggtgattatcttcaaagtgttatcctataaAAATTGAGGTATGCACATATGGTTATAAAAGCATCAGCTATTCTAAAATTTGCTCCTCTGAAGCATTttttgttgttcactaaaatgaTTTACTACCATAGTAAATTCATGCATGATTATTGCACGTTgaatggtattatataccaataTCATTTATCCaaacctcattttgtttgaatacGTCACAGAGAATTATGCAAATATTTGCATACTCCAATGATTACCTTTTATTACAttggtaaaatacatggcaatggaGCCTACGCCACTATTTCTAATTAAAGTGTCGTCCATCCATCAACATCGATCCCATAATTTATGGCAATGATTGAGTGTCTCAACATTTTCACAAGGTCGACACCACATCGTGGTTATAATATCATAGTAACTAACCAATGTTAAGCATGCAAGTCTATGCGTTTTGGCAATGACTCTAAAGTAACACACTTCCTCGAGAATGACatccaaaacattagcaatgaTTTTATCACATGTGTTATATTGAAGGATACACCCaggttcaccaaggatcaccttggccatgattgttctcaaacaaatcatttattcatagatgccacttactcctagcagtaaattaaataaatgcattagcattttcaaGTAATGCATGGCTGACATTTATGAATACAGTAAACACATGATTTGGTGGGAGTATTTATTGTAAGATGATTCACGACATCAGTCATTGTATCCACATGCGGCATTTGTGGCCACTATAACTCCTCCTTCGGAATATGTGTCATggctattctcttaatagctaaTTATGTCTGTATGTATTTCGTCtgtcaccaacttcacttagttctcaaactaagtatataatggaggaatatttattcaccttgaatatttctcttaagagaaacatgctgccatgagcacatttggaatgatcacccaataaTTTTTCAAGGCCTCAAGTCTACCGCACCTTACAGTTTTGGTAATTATACaatcaacttgaagttgagatTTTGTGAtctgatatttttcatatttgaatCCGATTAAATATCTCATAATACACTTTACATCCTCTTATGATGGCattaccattttcatggtaaagaaacatattatttcttcaaatcaTCATATTCAGCCAACGGGTGCTATACCATTATTTCAAAATATTTCCTAGTATTGAGAAACAAGTCAAtggtcacaaaatagaaccatgaggaattcaaagtaaagtggaggctaaatACTACCAATGACAGAATTACCTTTTAATTGGGAATTGATCATTTCcaaatgatcacaaagacaactctcaagtttgtcaaatgtgtggttacataaatatcgtacatatgattaccaaaccctcaaacagaTGGTCAAACCACACTACCAatttattaaaaggcaaataagttcattgggatatttaaaaatttgcaaacatacgaccacaaactattctggtaaatgatgttctcgaatcttcatcagaaggagaaccaaaaacatagtgcaagaaatgaatgatcaattcgtttacgcctatgatatgtttgcgtaattcatttttcagtaatatgggaTGCCTCATTTAATATTCTGATTATTCCCAAAACATTGTCTGCCTATACTTGTACTACCACATGTAGTGcaatgtccaatatcctatttcttggacattatatttgataatttttgaATGTATGACTCAATTCATACCTAGTTTTGTTGCGTACAAtataattttctaaatcttacaaaatatctggctttaagccttacaatcctggtttggggttgattagaaaattattgacaattctattggtcacaacttaacaagttgcaaaatttcccaaatcatcagattttatgtgcaccacatgtgccatagGAGAAATTAATTTAAGAAACTATCgccttacaattctaaatgagccaact harbors:
- the LOC123413383 gene encoding uncharacterized protein LOC123413383 is translated as MRRPLFLRIVNALGAWDPYFTHRTDATNRPGLTPLQKCTAAIHMLAYGTSADQLDEVLMLAASTTLECLGMFAQGVIDMFGQEYLRPPRCDEVEHLLQIGESRGFPGMLGSINCMHWQWEKCPNAWRGQFTRGDHGVPTMILEAVASYDLRIWHAYFGVAVSNNDINVLNKSPLFVQELKGEAPRVQFIVNGRQYNQGYYLADGIYPEWAVFVKTIALPQIEIAKLFARHQEGARKDVERAFGVLQSRFNIVRRPAKLWKRSSVGKIMEACIILHNMIIEDEGDMVHVPLDLNKNPGTCFALPPEVNRGLNICFTNVLQRNSSIRARPTHLKLKQDLVEHIWQKFGDE